Proteins encoded together in one Thalassotalea crassostreae window:
- the gshB gene encoding glutathione synthase: MKICFIMYPWERIEAETDSTLRLIHECVKRGHTVALATVNNLTIRDSVASAFCDVFLKKVKASDNIPSFYKNAQFKRAQLPLAGFDAIIMRANPPLDTLALNFLDSVRGDTFIMNDLDGLRIANNKVYTASFQDTESEFIPATHVSKNRDYLERIFKESGSDKMILKPLDGYGGRGVIVLEKSAQQSFRSLLDFYIGGDENGKGSNYVILQEYVEGAHEGDVRILMLNGEPIGAMKRIPASDDVRSNVHAGGAVVKHRLTAQEKKLCKYIGPKLVRDGLYFTGIDVIGGKLIEVNVLSPGGIVRINKLNRVKLQAQVIDFVESVVHAKELVMNRKSEFRQVIEDANAV, translated from the coding sequence ATGAAGATTTGTTTTATTATGTACCCTTGGGAACGTATCGAAGCTGAGACAGACTCAACCTTACGTTTGATTCATGAATGCGTAAAACGTGGGCATACTGTTGCACTTGCAACGGTTAATAACCTTACCATTCGAGATAGTGTTGCCAGTGCTTTTTGTGATGTTTTTTTAAAAAAAGTTAAGGCTTCAGATAATATCCCAAGTTTTTATAAAAATGCTCAGTTTAAACGCGCTCAACTACCTTTAGCAGGTTTTGATGCCATCATTATGCGAGCGAATCCGCCTCTCGATACCTTAGCCTTAAATTTTTTAGACTCTGTTCGCGGCGATACATTTATAATGAACGATCTTGATGGTTTGCGAATCGCAAATAACAAGGTCTATACAGCATCTTTTCAAGACACCGAAAGTGAGTTTATTCCAGCCACTCATGTATCTAAAAATCGAGATTATTTAGAACGTATTTTTAAAGAGTCGGGCAGCGATAAAATGATCTTAAAACCACTTGATGGCTATGGTGGCCGTGGTGTGATTGTTTTAGAAAAAAGTGCACAACAGAGTTTCCGCTCACTCCTTGACTTTTATATCGGCGGTGATGAAAACGGCAAAGGCAGCAACTACGTTATTTTACAAGAATATGTCGAAGGAGCTCATGAAGGTGACGTTCGTATATTAATGTTAAATGGCGAGCCAATTGGCGCTATGAAACGTATCCCTGCTTCAGATGACGTTCGTTCAAATGTTCATGCAGGCGGTGCGGTTGTAAAACATAGACTTACTGCACAAGAGAAAAAGCTATGTAAATACATAGGGCCAAAACTTGTGCGTGACGGGCTGTACTTCACGGGTATTGATGTTATCGGCGGAAAGCTTATTGAAGTAAACGTATTAAGCCCTGGTGGTATTGTCCGTATCAACAAACTTAATCGAGTAAAACTGCAAGCTCAAGTTATCGACTTTGTTGAAAGTGTTGTTCATGCCAAAGAACTCGTTATGAACCGAAAAAGTGAATTCAGACAGGTAATTGAAGATGCTAACGCTGTCTGA
- the maoP gene encoding DUF413 domain-containing protein, which yields MNTKIRKSNKRFYGDTMFARGLSRSGFFSKRESLELEEYGVTFVGLADGTLTPENEDEELFIREITANQPSQFYPAKLWQKYLNTLAKSKVHHGFAKSSGKTSQIEDLATD from the coding sequence ATGAATACCAAGATACGCAAAAGCAATAAACGCTTTTATGGTGATACGATGTTTGCAAGAGGATTATCACGAAGCGGTTTTTTTAGTAAAAGAGAATCACTTGAGCTTGAAGAGTATGGCGTTACTTTTGTTGGATTGGCGGATGGAACACTGACTCCAGAAAACGAAGATGAAGAATTATTTATTAGAGAGATAACAGCTAATCAACCAAGTCAGTTTTACCCAGCAAAACTTTGGCAAAAATATTTGAATACGCTTGCTAAGAGTAAGGTACATCACGGCTTTGCTAAAAGTAGTGGCAAAACGAGTCAAATTGAAGATTTAGCAACAGATTAA
- a CDS encoding LysR family transcriptional regulator, producing MDIRVFKTFIAVAENKHFGRASETLYITQAAVSARIKQLEEYYGTQLIIRDKNNLRLTPPGESLLAHAYLMVSQMEQSKVAISIANQQKLSFNIAATPNVWDAFFSNRIHDALDLFENLALGTEISVREAIQRKLDDRSIDVGLLTDPIKEDDFSNELIGHFDLALVGSRSTFDANVEDYIWVDWGITFQKEHAFHHKVTPSFKTSTAMIALEVIQSKGGFAYLPSELIAPLLEEESIFLIESPLQIKRPIYMVYRKNTSNEELLQEFRKLFATIQ from the coding sequence ATGGATATCAGAGTTTTTAAAACCTTCATAGCAGTTGCTGAGAACAAACATTTTGGCCGAGCATCAGAAACGCTGTATATCACGCAGGCTGCGGTTAGTGCGCGTATAAAGCAATTGGAAGAATATTACGGGACACAGCTAATTATCCGTGATAAAAATAATTTACGATTGACACCACCTGGAGAGTCATTACTTGCTCATGCTTATCTAATGGTTAGCCAAATGGAGCAGTCTAAAGTAGCTATTTCCATTGCCAATCAGCAAAAGCTCTCTTTTAATATCGCGGCAACGCCTAATGTTTGGGACGCTTTTTTTAGTAACCGAATTCATGATGCACTAGATCTTTTTGAGAATCTGGCTTTAGGCACAGAAATATCAGTTCGAGAAGCAATACAGCGCAAACTTGATGATAGAAGCATTGATGTTGGTTTGTTAACTGACCCTATAAAAGAAGATGACTTTTCAAATGAGCTAATTGGACACTTTGATTTGGCATTAGTAGGTAGTCGCTCAACCTTTGACGCAAATGTTGAAGACTATATATGGGTGGACTGGGGTATTACTTTCCAAAAAGAGCACGCGTTTCACCACAAGGTGACACCGAGTTTTAAAACCAGTACCGCAATGATTGCCCTTGAAGTAATTCAATCGAAAGGTGGCTTTGCTTATTTACCATCAGAGCTTATCGCTCCTCTATTAGAGGAGGAAAGTATATTCTTGATCGAATCACCTCTACAAATAAAACGACCTATTTATATGGTTTATAGAAAAAACACATCTAATGAAGAGTTACTTCAGGAGTTCAGAAAGCTCTTCGCCACGATTCAATAA
- a CDS encoding TonB-dependent receptor, with protein sequence MSLQQLSTLTTMRKPIALGVALALSMSSVSAFAEEAAATDAEVDKLEIEHVTVTARHKVESLQSTPVAVSAFGADQIKEERINGLEDISSRVPGFQMNAYNSAEPELFMRGIGSDIESAGAAAAIGMYIDGVYISRGTSAVMDLYDLQSVEVLRGPQGTLYGKNVVGGAVNFITKRPVDGDMEGSAEVTVGDYGQLEAKGYVTGSITDNVAGKISVVSKTRDGYGKNTYTGNDADVAESTSARAQILYTASDDLEVLFTAATSTADGVPKIKHIGYSAGRNEPFISEDPREDLSSVDNDEESDSNTFAVQVDYTSSIGHLTSITAYRDNDYTIYENAAAGLVDSTQKFEWCGDWSTGNVFPCEDNTVENQDELALIQPDDEWLSLKAEESEQFSQEFRLADVSDGPLGWLVGVFYMTEDIDRNESVDYWFDTQWGTTTGNIYNTTVNETTSYAVFGQTSYEFTDKLSATAGLRWSRDEKDFSGTAGGRRFDNCCGHHYDLDGNWVFDEYAFETSDSWDEWTPSFNLDYQASDDAFYYLSVAKGYKAGGFNGEGMEKAEEAIIAFKPETAWNYEVGFKLQGLEDRLQVNGAVFFTEYTDIQTTVWVETGETTPDNLQVFNGTGEVSGLELEMIALVTEGLTLRASYGFLDSEFTEDFEVDGENLKGNKMRRTPENTYSLNAKYEWGMGDFAEASLSVSYQYQDEYFFDNSNDPLTQVDSETNLDAVFMLRSFEDTWSVQVWAKNLTDELNIASTTLYAAMDDTVYNSYKAPRTYGVTFGYNF encoded by the coding sequence ATGAGCTTGCAACAATTATCAACACTAACAACCATGCGCAAACCTATCGCTTTAGGTGTTGCTCTTGCTTTAAGTATGTCGAGTGTATCGGCATTTGCCGAAGAGGCAGCAGCAACAGACGCCGAAGTAGACAAATTAGAAATTGAGCATGTAACAGTTACAGCTCGTCATAAAGTAGAAAGTTTACAATCAACTCCTGTCGCTGTTTCAGCTTTTGGTGCAGACCAGATTAAGGAAGAGCGTATAAATGGCTTAGAAGACATTTCAAGTCGAGTACCAGGCTTTCAAATGAACGCCTATAACTCTGCTGAACCTGAACTGTTTATGCGTGGTATTGGTAGTGATATTGAATCGGCTGGTGCCGCTGCTGCAATTGGTATGTATATAGATGGTGTTTACATTTCACGTGGTACAAGTGCAGTAATGGACTTATACGACTTACAAAGTGTTGAAGTATTGCGTGGCCCACAAGGGACGCTTTACGGTAAAAACGTTGTAGGTGGTGCGGTTAACTTTATTACCAAACGTCCTGTTGATGGTGATATGGAAGGCAGCGCAGAAGTGACTGTAGGTGATTATGGCCAGCTAGAAGCTAAAGGTTATGTAACTGGCTCAATTACTGATAACGTTGCAGGTAAAATATCAGTCGTAAGCAAAACTAGAGATGGTTACGGTAAAAATACTTATACAGGAAATGATGCCGACGTGGCAGAAAGTACTTCGGCTCGTGCACAGATTTTATATACTGCAAGTGATGATTTAGAAGTGTTATTTACTGCAGCAACATCAACAGCAGATGGTGTACCTAAAATTAAACATATTGGCTATAGTGCAGGTCGTAACGAGCCATTCATTAGTGAAGATCCACGTGAAGATTTAAGTAGTGTTGATAATGATGAAGAGTCAGATAGTAATACTTTTGCAGTGCAAGTAGATTACACCTCAAGTATTGGTCATTTAACGTCGATTACAGCTTATCGAGATAACGATTATACTATTTATGAAAATGCTGCCGCCGGTTTAGTTGACTCAACACAGAAATTTGAGTGGTGTGGTGATTGGAGCACGGGTAACGTTTTTCCGTGTGAAGACAACACCGTAGAAAATCAAGATGAACTTGCCTTAATTCAGCCAGATGATGAGTGGTTGTCCTTAAAAGCTGAAGAGTCAGAACAGTTCTCACAAGAATTTCGTTTAGCTGATGTTAGTGATGGCCCATTAGGCTGGTTAGTTGGTGTATTTTACATGACTGAAGATATTGATCGTAATGAATCGGTTGATTATTGGTTTGATACGCAATGGGGCACAACAACAGGTAATATTTACAATACAACGGTAAACGAAACTACCAGTTATGCGGTTTTTGGTCAAACAAGCTATGAGTTTACTGACAAGCTGTCTGCAACAGCGGGCTTACGTTGGTCTCGTGATGAAAAAGACTTCTCTGGTACTGCTGGTGGTCGTCGCTTTGATAACTGTTGTGGTCATCATTATGACTTAGATGGCAATTGGGTTTTTGATGAATATGCTTTCGAAACAAGTGATTCTTGGGATGAGTGGACTCCGAGCTTTAACCTAGATTACCAAGCATCAGACGATGCCTTCTATTATCTATCGGTTGCTAAGGGATATAAAGCAGGTGGTTTTAACGGTGAAGGTATGGAAAAAGCAGAAGAGGCAATTATTGCATTCAAACCAGAAACTGCTTGGAACTATGAAGTTGGTTTTAAACTTCAAGGATTGGAAGATCGCTTACAAGTAAACGGTGCCGTATTCTTTACCGAATACACTGATATTCAAACAACGGTTTGGGTTGAAACCGGTGAAACAACACCAGATAACCTACAAGTATTTAATGGTACCGGTGAAGTATCAGGTCTTGAACTAGAGATGATTGCACTAGTTACTGAAGGGTTAACGTTGAGAGCATCATACGGTTTCCTTGATTCAGAATTTACTGAAGACTTTGAAGTTGATGGCGAAAACTTAAAAGGTAATAAGATGCGCCGTACCCCAGAGAACACCTATAGCTTAAATGCTAAATATGAATGGGGAATGGGTGATTTTGCTGAAGCAAGCTTGAGCGTTAGCTATCAATATCAAGACGAGTATTTCTTCGATAATTCAAATGACCCACTTACTCAAGTCGATTCAGAAACGAATTTAGATGCGGTATTTATGTTACGTAGTTTCGAAGACACTTGGTCTGTACAAGTCTGGGCTAAGAACTTAACAGACGAGTTAAATATTGCTTCAACTACTTTGTATGCAGCGATGGATGATACCGTATATAACTCATACAAAGCACCACGCACTTACGGTGTAACGTTTGGTTATAACTTCTAA
- a CDS encoding sodium-dependent transporter produces MSVGKSIVWSSKASFLLATIGIAVGLGNIWRFPYVVGSNGGAAFVMVYILTLLLFAAPIMVAELMIGRQGQKDPFSTMRVLREKFSANPAWQLIGWLSLLIPFIALAYYSVVAGWTVDYTAKSALNSFAGIDGESSKSMFQALAGSPIKSTGLFLGFLLLSMFIISKGLKDGLEKCVKYLMPMLFVILILLVVYAAIAGDFAKGFSYLFSPDLSKINADVVLAAMGQAFFSLGVGAGSVMAYGGYLSKDISIPKSVITVAFADTLVALLAGMAIFPFVFAYGLEPASGPGLIFETLPVAFGQLPGGQFIGLLFFFLLAGAALTTALSMLECLVRFIIEQYHLSRGRATIYIGSATAVLGLGAALSFNTLSNFTPLAFFDAFAGKTLFDIMDYLVANIMIPFNALLIVLFCSWVMPHNTVKREFSASPSRWFAPWLTTMRFIAPVGVIAILIIGL; encoded by the coding sequence ATGTCAGTGGGAAAATCTATTGTTTGGTCATCGAAAGCGAGCTTTTTGTTAGCCACTATTGGTATCGCGGTAGGGTTAGGCAATATTTGGCGTTTTCCATATGTTGTTGGTAGCAACGGTGGCGCCGCGTTTGTAATGGTATATATATTGACTCTACTGTTATTTGCAGCGCCAATCATGGTGGCAGAGTTAATGATTGGTCGTCAGGGCCAAAAAGACCCGTTCAGTACGATGCGAGTTCTTAGAGAAAAGTTTTCAGCCAACCCCGCTTGGCAGTTAATTGGCTGGTTAAGCTTGCTTATACCGTTTATCGCTTTAGCTTATTACAGTGTTGTTGCAGGTTGGACAGTAGATTATACCGCCAAGTCAGCATTAAATAGTTTTGCAGGCATCGATGGTGAGTCGTCAAAATCGATGTTTCAAGCGTTAGCGGGATCACCAATTAAAAGCACGGGTTTATTTTTAGGCTTTTTGCTGCTTAGCATGTTCATTATTTCTAAAGGCCTGAAAGATGGACTAGAAAAATGCGTTAAATATCTAATGCCAATGTTGTTCGTCATTTTGATTTTGCTTGTCGTTTACGCTGCTATTGCCGGCGATTTTGCTAAAGGGTTTAGCTATTTGTTTTCACCGGATTTAAGTAAAATTAATGCGGATGTTGTTTTAGCGGCAATGGGACAAGCATTTTTCTCTCTAGGTGTTGGCGCTGGTAGTGTAATGGCTTACGGTGGTTATTTAAGTAAAGATATTTCTATTCCGAAATCGGTCATCACTGTCGCTTTTGCAGATACCTTAGTTGCGTTACTCGCAGGGATGGCAATATTTCCATTTGTGTTTGCTTATGGGCTAGAACCAGCGAGTGGACCGGGGTTAATTTTTGAAACTCTGCCTGTCGCTTTTGGCCAGTTGCCTGGCGGTCAATTTATCGGGTTGCTATTTTTCTTTCTACTGGCAGGCGCAGCGTTAACAACCGCCTTATCTATGCTTGAATGTTTGGTGAGGTTTATCATTGAGCAATACCATTTAAGTCGCGGTCGAGCAACGATATACATCGGCAGTGCTACAGCGGTTTTAGGGTTAGGTGCGGCGCTGTCATTTAATACACTTTCAAACTTCACACCATTGGCGTTTTTTGATGCTTTTGCTGGCAAAACATTATTCGACATTATGGATTATTTAGTGGCAAACATTATGATCCCGTTTAATGCGTTACTGATAGTGCTTTTTTGCAGCTGGGTTATGCCACACAATACGGTTAAAAGGGAGTTTTCGGCATCACCATCTAGATGGTTTGCTCCGTGGTTAACGACAATGCGCTTTATCGCCCCTGTTGGCGTTATTGCAATATTAATTATTGGCTTGTAG
- the kynU gene encoding kynureninase gives MITRESCIERDKQDEIACFRDEFSLPEHDIYMSGNSLGAMPKKAMAKAEQVILDQWGTSLIKSWNIHGWFTLSQTIGDTLATTIGADAGEVVVTDATGINIFKVLAAALTLNPTRKKIVMEGSNFPTDNYTAQGLVKLLGDKHEIVFAETEQGILDAIDDSVAVVCLTQVHYKSGRLLDMKTITEKTQQCGAISVWDLCHSGGALPIDLNACNVDFAIGCTYKYYNGGPGSPAFVFCAKRHQGKALQPLTGWYSHQAPFAFERDYRPADNINQMLSGTQAIVSLAMSEIGIDISARADIYKLREKSLNLSDLFIELIAQECADFNFNVITPKQRERRGSQVAMSHENGYEIVQALIKAGVMGDFRAPDTLRFGLTPLYLRYVDVYDAVARLKNIMQNETYKQAEFNQRQAVT, from the coding sequence ATGATCACCAGAGAAAGTTGTATAGAACGAGACAAGCAAGACGAAATAGCCTGTTTCAGAGATGAGTTTAGTTTGCCCGAGCATGACATATACATGAGCGGCAACTCGTTAGGCGCTATGCCGAAAAAAGCGATGGCGAAAGCAGAGCAAGTGATCCTTGATCAATGGGGAACTAGTTTAATTAAGAGTTGGAATATTCATGGCTGGTTTACTTTAAGTCAAACCATTGGCGACACGCTTGCTACGACAATTGGTGCTGACGCAGGTGAAGTCGTGGTGACAGATGCAACTGGTATCAATATTTTTAAAGTGCTCGCGGCCGCTTTAACATTAAACCCAACGCGTAAGAAGATCGTTATGGAAGGCAGTAACTTCCCTACTGATAACTACACAGCGCAAGGGTTAGTTAAGCTCTTAGGTGATAAGCATGAAATCGTGTTTGCCGAAACTGAACAAGGTATTCTTGACGCTATTGATGATTCGGTTGCCGTCGTATGTTTGACACAGGTTCATTATAAGTCGGGTCGTTTACTTGATATGAAAACGATTACCGAGAAAACGCAACAGTGCGGCGCTATTTCTGTTTGGGATTTGTGTCATAGTGGTGGGGCGTTGCCAATTGATTTAAATGCTTGCAATGTCGATTTCGCCATTGGTTGCACATATAAATACTACAACGGCGGGCCGGGTAGTCCAGCATTTGTATTTTGCGCTAAACGTCATCAAGGTAAGGCTTTGCAGCCATTGACTGGATGGTATTCTCATCAAGCGCCATTTGCATTCGAACGGGATTACCGTCCAGCCGATAACATTAATCAAATGCTTTCTGGTACACAAGCGATTGTGAGCTTAGCTATGTCGGAAATTGGAATTGATATTTCAGCGCGTGCAGACATTTACAAACTTCGTGAAAAGTCATTAAACCTCTCTGACTTATTTATCGAATTAATCGCGCAAGAATGTGCAGATTTTAATTTCAATGTGATCACTCCTAAACAACGCGAACGCCGCGGCAGTCAAGTTGCGATGAGTCATGAAAATGGCTATGAAATCGTTCAAGCTCTTATTAAAGCAGGAGTAATGGGGGATTTCAGAGCTCCAGATACGCTTCGATTTGGCCTCACTCCACTGTATTTACGATATGTTGATGTTTATGACGCGGTTGCTCGTTTGAAAAATATCATGCAAAACGAAACCTATAAACAGGCTGAGTTTAATCAAAGACAAGCGGTAACCTAA
- a CDS encoding LVIVD repeat-containing protein: MNKKIKLWQGSFKPVLLTTVIAIACSSVGCAEKETQHHQQENSIQDKWVQRADSLSIDKTPADPIKGSYGLDPKTGIFTHPVATRDSHSNVTFEGELDYWDTEQYIKNMTVEAYYPITVEPFHTWQNIVDFDGRRYLYQYVRRDLKIFDITNPKDAKLLLTRGHTWGANGADEVDQNPYDEGDMFGAASIQYNETLGKYVMVQAFEVRRFGLLKNKRTQPDKVEAIRNSKHLKGFKVYEMNGPLPKDWKLLAERTTDVEHPDAPIGTQQGSGVRDLPAYFGGDTMYVAAAPDASYSLTEYPNDLYSAGYQSWDMSDPSNPIFLDQLTVPGQIAFDEEHEAAYKENPRAGNRTSWMGARMSLFIPTPVEEGGKYGYAAMGGLGFYVVDITDSKDLKVVSHLNFAPSVAGTEGDFIDVSQVEKTGIVYFSGYPLNEDCWEPYKDVHMIDVSNPEKPFKVGVLPRPKPPAEAKFQDYCQRRGSFGPKRTGYYTQPGTPKDNILPYAFYNAGLQVFDVSDIKNPEITAYFVPPFNSERVVEYARGNLSHGVYIEYDRNLFWLFTNHGIYVLSSPVLGEPSFTAPTVPWPKRNIKSSKP, from the coding sequence ATGAACAAAAAAATCAAACTATGGCAAGGCTCTTTTAAACCTGTCTTACTTACTACAGTTATCGCCATCGCATGTTCAAGTGTAGGTTGCGCTGAAAAAGAAACGCAACATCACCAGCAAGAGAACAGCATTCAAGATAAATGGGTACAGCGTGCGGATAGCTTAAGTATTGATAAAACGCCTGCCGATCCAATTAAAGGTAGTTATGGTTTAGATCCTAAAACAGGTATTTTTACTCACCCTGTAGCGACTCGAGACAGCCATAGTAATGTGACATTTGAGGGTGAACTTGATTATTGGGATACCGAACAATACATTAAAAATATGACGGTAGAAGCGTATTACCCAATTACAGTTGAACCGTTTCATACCTGGCAAAATATTGTTGATTTTGATGGTCGTCGTTATTTATACCAATATGTTCGCCGAGATTTAAAAATATTCGATATTACTAACCCAAAAGATGCCAAGTTACTGTTAACTCGAGGCCATACTTGGGGCGCAAATGGCGCTGATGAGGTTGATCAAAATCCTTATGATGAAGGTGACATGTTTGGCGCTGCGTCTATTCAATATAATGAAACCTTAGGCAAATATGTCATGGTTCAAGCATTTGAGGTTCGTCGCTTCGGTTTGCTTAAAAATAAACGTACCCAGCCTGATAAGGTGGAAGCGATTCGCAATTCAAAACACTTAAAGGGCTTTAAGGTTTATGAAATGAACGGTCCTTTACCTAAAGATTGGAAGCTTCTGGCGGAGCGCACAACTGACGTTGAGCATCCTGATGCACCAATCGGTACGCAGCAAGGATCTGGGGTACGGGATCTACCCGCATACTTTGGTGGCGACACTATGTATGTTGCCGCAGCGCCTGATGCGAGTTACTCATTAACTGAATATCCTAATGATCTATACTCGGCAGGTTATCAGTCTTGGGATATGTCAGATCCAAGTAATCCTATATTTCTCGATCAATTAACTGTGCCAGGTCAAATCGCTTTTGATGAAGAGCACGAAGCAGCCTATAAAGAAAATCCACGTGCCGGTAATCGTACATCATGGATGGGGGCACGTATGTCGTTATTTATTCCTACGCCAGTTGAAGAAGGTGGAAAATACGGCTACGCAGCGATGGGCGGTTTAGGGTTTTATGTCGTTGATATTACCGACAGCAAAGATTTAAAGGTGGTAAGTCACTTAAACTTTGCTCCAAGCGTTGCTGGAACTGAAGGCGATTTTATTGATGTTTCGCAAGTAGAGAAAACAGGCATCGTTTACTTTAGTGGTTATCCGTTAAATGAAGATTGTTGGGAACCATACAAAGATGTTCACATGATTGACGTAAGCAATCCTGAAAAGCCGTTTAAAGTCGGCGTTTTACCACGACCAAAACCACCTGCAGAGGCTAAGTTCCAAGATTATTGCCAACGCCGAGGTAGCTTTGGCCCTAAACGCACAGGTTATTACACACAACCTGGTACACCTAAAGATAATATTTTACCATACGCATTTTATAATGCAGGTCTACAAGTGTTTGACGTAAGTGACATTAAAAATCCTGAGATTACAGCGTATTTTGTGCCACCGTTTAATTCTGAAAGAGTGGTTGAATATGCCCGCGGCAATCTATCGCATGGCGTTTATATTGAATACGACCGTAATTTATTCTGGTTATTTACGAATCATGGAATTTACGTATTGTCTAGCCCTGTGCTTGGTGAACCTAGCTTTACGGCGCCAACGGTACCGTGGCCAAAACGAAATATTAAATCTAGTAAGCCATAA